A genome region from bacterium SCSIO 12844 includes the following:
- a CDS encoding RelA/SpoT domain-containing protein — MNLEEYRHKQFLYEKFSVVVKNILEKVICSEVHTDKYHLQQIQNRAKTYESLSKRLAEKSNQDSDSIEELRHDLAGCRIIFYYNSDVNRFLESRIIENNFKVDREKSKIHGQGLSPDSANDYYTANHFVVELSEDRLKLSEYAEFNNLKCEIQIHTVLNHAWSETAHDITYKKIDDSNFGQRIRDKIDTRLVKIMKDYLKPAGYEFQKIQIDSNNLLNGKKIFDRDIKAEIIDCNDNNKLYEILEGYENYVLPNLSSDYLDNELSLILEFLTIAIEKSNKIKPIEIDTPLGSFQGKTWKDILDICLLIINALRYVDRKSIFSWLVKLYITLDEDDAKKNVIESVEKIAGYNIDVLEKVGLQVQYEILDVLKILDSNYLSSIKEFIAIIGGNFLVSTAKGYSSDYESISFNSASIEIGEPFANLRKEMLNFLFEQYDINDAEDIKRLFISTFNKATSMPTRTNYSNELLGIILNNCLSIIEFYTNELTDEQYEILESIEADVCHLYHRALDIIDSNTDFDENCKKISKLIEQNAIEFRDKLNSNENYLIYKTLVGYEGIFPQSWVDYNWNFTTKKNEYRSKQAEQYLSSIKGNEEYWKTIITRCTKIESNDAATFPMFCKFLNNLAIKHPIYTLDLLKENEQAFIPFSNAIFSGLLKSKQRDIFLKQMNTWVDNNKYLVECVACFKSNEQFDKPLLLKVLKNACEDTATLTILVVVAITIFSDTRQDIIKLLFLPALEKLTSLKATDWVYETWFMKDQVNSIFAKLNSDERHKILSNLLCLERIDYKAEAILIPIANNFPKEVIEFFKQRIDTEKNQDDATNNYESIPFNFHQLGKSLSNHVDIILDSVSNWYNENYELFRFYGANLVSNIFSQYTFLLDFKLRILISNNIENNYNIVMAILHNYKGTLKINDICKYLVSSLPEDSELLDRVFSIFLSTGIVEGDFGLANKWNQTKNELSSWLEDPNLKVKNFAKKYTNILDQQIKQEQGKAEERLELRKRSDD, encoded by the coding sequence ATGAATCTTGAAGAATATAGGCATAAACAGTTTCTTTACGAAAAATTTTCTGTAGTTGTAAAAAATATATTAGAAAAAGTTATTTGTTCTGAAGTTCATACTGATAAGTATCATCTACAGCAAATTCAGAATAGAGCAAAAACTTACGAGTCATTATCTAAACGACTAGCTGAAAAAAGTAATCAAGATTCAGATTCAATTGAAGAACTTAGACATGATTTAGCTGGCTGTAGAATAATTTTTTATTATAACAGTGATGTTAATAGGTTCCTTGAATCTAGAATAATAGAAAATAATTTTAAGGTTGATAGGGAAAAATCTAAAATTCATGGCCAAGGTTTATCTCCTGATAGCGCAAATGATTATTATACAGCTAATCATTTTGTAGTAGAGCTAAGTGAAGATAGGTTAAAACTTTCAGAATATGCTGAGTTTAATAATCTTAAATGTGAAATCCAAATACACACAGTTCTGAATCATGCTTGGTCTGAAACTGCTCATGATATTACCTATAAAAAAATAGATGATTCAAATTTTGGGCAACGTATTAGAGATAAGATAGATACTAGATTAGTTAAAATTATGAAGGATTATTTAAAACCAGCTGGCTATGAATTTCAAAAGATTCAAATTGATTCTAACAATTTACTAAATGGTAAAAAAATATTTGATCGTGATATTAAAGCTGAAATTATTGACTGCAATGATAATAACAAACTCTATGAAATATTAGAGGGTTATGAAAATTATGTATTGCCAAATTTGTCATCAGATTATTTAGATAATGAATTATCTTTAATACTTGAGTTTTTAACTATAGCAATCGAAAAATCAAACAAAATTAAACCCATTGAAATTGATACCCCATTAGGCTCATTTCAGGGAAAAACATGGAAAGACATTTTAGATATATGTTTATTAATCATCAATGCATTACGTTATGTTGACCGAAAAAGTATCTTTTCTTGGCTAGTAAAACTATACATCACATTAGATGAGGATGATGCTAAGAAAAACGTAATTGAGTCTGTTGAAAAGATAGCTGGTTATAATATTGATGTATTAGAAAAAGTTGGCCTTCAAGTTCAATATGAAATACTTGATGTTCTAAAAATTTTAGATTCTAACTATTTATCTTCAATAAAAGAATTTATTGCAATTATTGGAGGCAATTTTTTAGTTTCTACTGCTAAGGGGTACTCAAGTGACTATGAGTCAATTTCATTTAATAGCGCTAGTATTGAAATAGGTGAGCCATTTGCAAATCTTCGTAAAGAGATGTTAAATTTTTTGTTTGAACAATATGATATAAATGATGCTGAAGATATCAAGCGCTTATTTATTTCAACCTTTAACAAAGCAACCAGTATGCCAACTAGAACTAACTACTCTAATGAATTACTTGGAATAATTTTGAATAACTGCCTTAGTATTATTGAATTTTATACTAATGAACTAACTGATGAACAATATGAAATTCTTGAATCAATTGAAGCTGATGTATGTCACCTCTATCATAGAGCACTAGATATAATAGATAGCAATACAGATTTTGATGAAAACTGTAAAAAGATTAGCAAATTAATAGAACAAAATGCCATTGAATTTCGTGATAAATTAAATAGTAATGAAAACTATTTGATATATAAAACTTTAGTGGGATATGAAGGTATTTTTCCTCAAAGTTGGGTAGATTATAATTGGAATTTTACAACAAAAAAAAATGAGTATCGCAGCAAGCAAGCAGAACAATATCTTAGTAGCATAAAAGGTAATGAAGAGTACTGGAAAACTATTATCACTCGATGTACAAAGATAGAGTCAAATGATGCAGCAACATTTCCAATGTTTTGTAAATTCTTAAATAATTTAGCAATCAAACATCCAATTTATACACTTGATTTGTTAAAAGAAAATGAACAAGCATTTATACCGTTTTCTAATGCAATTTTTAGTGGATTATTAAAAAGTAAACAGCGTGACATATTTTTAAAACAAATGAATACATGGGTAGATAATAATAAATATTTAGTTGAGTGTGTAGCGTGCTTTAAATCTAATGAACAATTTGATAAACCACTCTTATTAAAGGTTTTAAAAAATGCGTGTGAAGATACAGCTACGCTAACAATATTAGTTGTTGTTGCGATAACTATCTTTAGTGATACTAGGCAAGACATTATAAAGCTATTATTTTTACCTGCTCTTGAAAAATTAACAAGCTTAAAAGCTACTGACTGGGTTTATGAAACTTGGTTTATGAAAGATCAAGTTAATAGTATTTTTGCAAAACTAAATTCAGATGAGAGGCATAAAATATTATCAAATTTGCTTTGTTTAGAAAGAATTGATTATAAAGCGGAAGCAATTCTTATTCCGATTGCCAATAACTTTCCAAAGGAAGTTATAGAATTTTTTAAACAGCGTATTGATACAGAAAAGAACCAAGATGATGCAACAAATAATTATGAATCAATACCATTTAATTTCCATCAGTTAGGGAAATCACTTTCTAACCATGTTGATATCATATTAGATAGTGTTAGCAATTGGTATAATGAGAATTATGAGTTATTTCGCTTTTATGGTGCAAACTTGGTATCTAATATTTTTTCACAATATACATTTCTATTAGACTTTAAATTACGCATATTAATATCAAATAATATTGAAAATAATTATAATATAGTAATGGCAATTTTACACAATTATAAAGGTACACTTAAAATAAACGATATCTGTAAATATCTTGTGTCATCTTTGCCAGAAGATAGTGAGTTATTAGATCGGGTTTTTAGTATTTTTCTTTCCACTGGTATAGTGGAAGGAGATTTTGGCTTAGCTAATAAATGGAATCAGACAAAAAATGAACTTTCTTCTTGGCTTGAAGATCCAAACTTGAAAGTAAAAAACTTTGCTAAAAAGTATACAAATATACTAGATCAGCAAATCAAACAAGAACAAGGGAAGGCAGAAGAACGTTTAGAACTTAGGAAAAGAAGTGACGATTAG
- a CDS encoding type II toxin-antitoxin system HicB family antitoxin: MNTDHYTYRVTWSKEDNEYIGLCAEFPSLSWLDTSPEKALEGIRAVVRDVLLDMQTSGEKIPSPLSEKNYSGNFMVRIPPEAHRSLAIKAAEEGISLNRLVSSKLTAL, encoded by the coding sequence ATGAATACTGATCACTATACATATCGTGTTACTTGGTCGAAAGAAGATAATGAGTATATTGGCTTATGTGCTGAATTTCCTTCTTTGTCTTGGCTTGATACATCTCCAGAGAAAGCATTAGAAGGGATACGTGCTGTTGTACGTGATGTTTTGTTAGATATGCAAACATCAGGTGAAAAAATTCCATCACCATTATCTGAGAAAAATTATAGTGGTAACTTTATGGTAAGAATACCACCAGAGGCACATAGAAGTTTGGCCATTAAAGCTGCAGAAGAAGGGATTAGTCTTAATCGACTTGTCAGTTCAAAATTAACAGCTTTGTAG
- a CDS encoding TonB-dependent receptor: MHLKLTFFRYFTLLFIIINFSKAYSDTLTIPDINVQSDQANTDSSNANGADVTFTQDDIQQQGATTTSEFLQNQSIIQVNTSSSQQDQSAISIRGFGNNASSNSLLLIDGIPLTSFTTIGPNLNSILVDNIDDITILPGSYGSLYGNQAVGGVVDITTHTPQKRIITSGVGLGNNGQAQAYGFYSERYPSNVGINLGAMTSHSDGDQPHNDQTNYNLNAKLDYLGTNNTTSLNLLAFHNDLQLPQAKNYDTDQSIPSMTQSSEITNAIFYLTNLYRFTPKWSLKSDAMFVNANTTAHLTNFDNTIDQTGGLIENELRYSEYFTTGFNLQKNHYHNYNTAKDNTADEEIYSLYSNVKLPMPYLEKLKLILGSRYAKQYLEAQGNNNPTSNDDNDAFVYSLGLLYQQTAHLDYYLRRDTNFRFVKGNELFMTSDGSINTDLKTQTGVSYETGINYHKGANQLQLSAYILNLDNELAYDPTVGSFGQMSNLTPTQRIGSDINFSSYFNPYIGINTQLSYVNAEISSGSFQGKQIPAVSPFNALLALMLDYHSWHLYLSESYHSSFYASNDIENQGPKMPGYFLTNFNIEKSWQYFSLNLRVLNLFNQSYVRYADFYSANDINYYSGDGISVLVSLVFHLS, from the coding sequence ATGCATTTAAAATTAACTTTCTTTCGATATTTTACACTGCTTTTTATTATCATTAACTTTTCAAAAGCCTATTCAGATACATTAACCATTCCAGATATAAATGTGCAAAGTGATCAAGCCAACACAGATAGTTCAAATGCTAATGGTGCTGATGTAACATTTACTCAAGATGATATACAGCAACAAGGTGCAACAACAACCAGTGAATTTTTACAAAATCAAAGTATCATACAAGTCAATACCTCATCATCACAACAAGATCAAAGTGCAATCTCAATTCGTGGATTTGGCAATAATGCCAGTAGCAATAGCCTACTATTAATCGATGGTATTCCATTAACAAGCTTTACAACCATAGGACCGAATCTTAATAGCATCTTAGTTGATAATATTGATGATATTACAATCCTACCTGGTAGTTATGGCAGTTTATATGGTAATCAAGCCGTTGGTGGTGTGGTTGATATCACAACACACACACCACAAAAACGCATCATCACATCAGGTGTTGGCCTTGGTAATAATGGCCAAGCACAAGCCTATGGCTTTTATAGTGAGCGTTACCCATCGAATGTTGGTATAAATTTAGGTGCAATGACAAGCCATAGCGATGGCGATCAACCACATAATGATCAGACAAATTATAATCTTAATGCCAAGTTAGATTATTTAGGGACAAATAATACCACAAGCCTTAATCTTCTAGCCTTTCATAATGACCTTCAATTACCGCAAGCAAAAAACTATGATACCGATCAAAGCATCCCTTCTATGACGCAGTCATCTGAAATTACGAATGCGATTTTCTATTTAACTAATCTGTATCGATTCACCCCCAAATGGTCATTAAAAAGTGATGCGATGTTCGTTAATGCGAATACGACAGCACACTTAACAAATTTTGATAATACCATTGATCAAACAGGTGGCTTAATTGAAAATGAACTTCGTTATTCAGAGTATTTCACGACAGGCTTTAACCTACAAAAAAATCATTATCATAATTACAATACGGCTAAAGATAATACAGCAGATGAAGAAATTTACTCACTGTATAGTAATGTCAAATTGCCGATGCCCTATCTTGAAAAATTAAAGCTAATTTTAGGCAGTCGCTATGCTAAACAATATTTAGAAGCACAAGGTAATAATAACCCAACGAGTAATGATGATAATGATGCTTTTGTCTATAGCCTTGGCTTACTATACCAACAAACAGCGCACCTTGATTATTACCTAAGGCGTGATACTAATTTTCGCTTTGTCAAAGGCAATGAATTATTTATGACTTCAGATGGTTCAATTAATACTGACCTTAAAACACAAACTGGCGTCTCCTATGAAACAGGCATTAATTATCATAAAGGTGCAAACCAACTACAACTAAGCGCTTATATTCTTAATTTAGATAATGAATTAGCCTATGACCCAACAGTTGGCAGCTTTGGTCAGATGTCTAATTTAACACCAACACAACGCATTGGCAGTGATATAAATTTCTCCAGCTATTTTAATCCTTACATTGGTATTAATACGCAATTAAGTTATGTTAATGCAGAAATTTCATCAGGCAGCTTCCAAGGTAAGCAAATACCAGCTGTATCGCCTTTCAATGCTTTATTAGCTTTAATGCTAGATTATCACAGCTGGCACCTTTATCTTAGTGAGTCCTACCATAGCAGCTTTTATGCCTCCAATGATATTGAAAACCAAGGGCCAAAAATGCCAGGCTACTTTCTAACAAATTTTAATATTGAGAAATCATGGCAGTATTTTAGCCTTAATCTAAGGGTGTTAAATCTATTTAACCAATCCTATGTTCGCTATGCTGATTTTTATTCAGCTAATGATATTAACTATTACTCTGGTGATGGCATCAGTGTACTAGTAAGCTTAGTGTTTCATTTATCTTAA
- a CDS encoding YcaO-like family protein, with protein sequence MRLANSLRSVTPLETLKRIESYLDDAQITRLANISHLDEMNLPVFCAIRPLASSLTVSQGKGLSESEAKISAYMESLEVYFAENIQADILNKPYEHNPLFINPNTLSKQIIYSRKQNYQWCQVESLLNHKRYYIPMEFLSIDTTDKAILLQGSDTTGLASGNTKEEALVHSLFECIERDSITSDYQVVNIDIDHPTYQLLSKDHQIQIRYYQSEFNSHTFGCFFKHRSTHENQIIFSGYGCHFDKHIALNRALTEAIQAKLTLIAGSRDDIDAFAYQAVNQQQLANATKTINYSEIASESFDSVDTILKHLKSMLQTNGFDALVYIYHQQSLCFLKSILIKHDLLAL encoded by the coding sequence ATGCGATTGGCTAATTCACTACGCAGCGTCACACCCTTAGAGACTTTAAAGCGAATAGAATCTTATTTAGATGATGCACAAATTACACGTCTAGCGAATATTAGTCATTTAGATGAAATGAATTTACCCGTATTTTGCGCCATTCGCCCATTAGCTTCTTCATTAACGGTTAGCCAAGGTAAGGGTTTAAGTGAGAGTGAAGCTAAAATAAGCGCCTATATGGAATCACTTGAAGTGTATTTTGCTGAAAACATTCAAGCGGATATACTTAATAAGCCTTACGAACATAATCCATTATTTATTAACCCAAATACCTTATCAAAACAGATTATTTACAGTCGAAAACAAAACTATCAATGGTGTCAGGTTGAATCTTTATTGAATCATAAACGCTATTATATACCGATGGAATTCTTATCAATCGATACGACAGATAAGGCTATTTTACTACAAGGTAGTGATACCACAGGCCTTGCATCGGGTAATACTAAAGAAGAAGCGTTAGTGCATAGTTTGTTTGAATGCATCGAGCGCGATAGTATTACAAGCGATTACCAAGTCGTTAATATTGATATTGATCACCCAACCTATCAATTACTTTCAAAAGATCATCAAATACAAATCCGTTATTATCAATCTGAATTTAATAGTCATACCTTTGGCTGCTTTTTTAAGCATAGAAGCACGCATGAAAATCAGATTATTTTTTCTGGCTATGGCTGTCATTTCGATAAGCACATCGCTTTAAATCGTGCACTAACTGAAGCCATTCAAGCTAAATTAACCCTAATTGCAGGCTCAAGAGATGATATTGATGCGTTTGCTTATCAGGCAGTAAATCAACAGCAATTAGCAAATGCCACAAAAACAATTAATTATAGTGAAATTGCCAGTGAATCTTTTGATTCGGTTGATACAATTTTAAAACATTTAAAATCAATGCTACAAACAAATGGTTTTGATGCTTTAGTTTATATTTATCATCAACAGTCACTGTGTTTTTTAAAGTCGATTTTAATAAAACATGATTTATTAGCCTTATGA
- a CDS encoding IS4 family transposase yields MMKHINELQQSLKHYFNLSFWNTECLTYFIIALQIINDVNLSQIAKCFPSKASTTSCYRRLQRFITRFEISFLSLWKLVDTIFNLSDQVILCMDRTNWKFGKVHINFLMIAIAYKGVAIPVIWSLLPQRKRGNSKAIDRQRLFDQLLEFIPATRIKTLLCDREFIDGNWIAYLSSKQVKFVIRAKGNYLASNKKISKLFLTLKASQARTLHNTKCIVGCDLYVSGLRLPTGELVIVVTREFNLNALDQYKIRWEIESFFSAIKKRGFNFENTHLTDMQKLSRLMFVVSIALIWSYRTGEILESIKPIKIKKHGFKAKSLIKIGTETIAKSLARAINSSEYICNIIKATFKPKISISQRMALVGVM; encoded by the coding sequence ATGATGAAACACATCAATGAATTACAACAGTCACTGAAGCACTATTTTAACTTATCTTTTTGGAATACTGAATGCCTAACTTACTTTATTATTGCCCTACAGATAATAAATGATGTTAATCTTTCACAAATTGCTAAATGTTTTCCATCAAAAGCATCAACTACGTCATGTTATAGGCGTCTTCAACGTTTTATCACAAGGTTTGAAATATCTTTTCTTAGCCTCTGGAAACTAGTCGACACCATTTTCAATTTATCTGATCAAGTCATATTATGCATGGATAGAACTAACTGGAAGTTTGGCAAGGTACATATTAATTTTCTAATGATTGCTATTGCTTATAAAGGTGTTGCAATTCCTGTGATTTGGTCACTGCTTCCTCAGCGAAAGAGAGGTAACTCAAAAGCCATTGATAGGCAGAGACTATTTGATCAACTACTTGAATTTATTCCTGCAACTAGAATTAAAACACTTTTATGTGATCGTGAATTTATTGATGGAAATTGGATAGCTTATTTGTCTAGCAAACAAGTTAAATTTGTTATTCGAGCCAAAGGTAATTATCTAGCTTCTAATAAAAAGATTTCAAAATTATTTCTAACTCTTAAAGCTTCACAAGCAAGAACACTTCATAATACAAAGTGTATAGTAGGCTGCGATTTATATGTTTCAGGACTGCGACTGCCTACAGGTGAATTAGTTATTGTTGTAACTAGAGAGTTTAACCTAAATGCACTCGATCAATATAAAATAAGATGGGAGATTGAGTCATTTTTTTCAGCTATTAAAAAACGTGGTTTTAATTTTGAGAATACCCACTTAACTGATATGCAAAAACTTTCAAGGCTTATGTTTGTTGTATCCATTGCATTAATATGGTCTTATCGTACAGGTGAAATATTAGAAAGCATTAAACCTATTAAAATTAAAAAGCATGGATTTAAAGCTAAGTCTTTGATTAAAATTGGTACTGAAACTATTGCTAAATCGCTAGCCAGAGCCATTAATTCTTCAGAGTATATCTGTAATATTATCAAAGCTACATTTAAACCTAAAATATCAATTAGTCAAAGAATGGCTCTGGTAGGTGTCATGTAG
- a CDS encoding toxin HicA — MSDIIIMGTKKVLLQMKNNPNNVRFNDLVKVCAEYFGEPRQSGSSHMIFKTPWVGDPRINIQNANGKAKAYQVKQVLLAIKKLEGIEK, encoded by the coding sequence ATGAGCGATATTATTATTATGGGTACTAAAAAAGTTTTGCTACAAATGAAGAACAACCCCAATAATGTTCGTTTTAATGATCTTGTAAAAGTGTGTGCAGAATATTTTGGTGAACCTAGGCAATCTGGTAGTAGTCATATGATATTTAAAACGCCTTGGGTTGGCGATCCCAGAATTAATATTCAAAACGCCAATGGGAAAGCTAAAGCATACCAAGTAAAGCAAGTGTTATTAGCTATTAAAAAACTGGAGGGTATTGAAAAATGA
- a CDS encoding Rpn family recombination-promoting nuclease/putative transposase yields MSIHDLVTKDILSNREMAIAFLKTHMPSTLTKLVDWRTVKLDSANVEHVRQGNKDNVKTKEQSDLAFLFKFKNGELGAVLVHIEAQTSDDVTFIIRVRHYQTSFLLDFIKKNKGTKKLPLIFSLLLYADEKPFKQSLNIYDYFENPELAKKYAFTNQLIDLGDLSDEEIAKHGDIAGFELILKHIQKGDIDGNLDIVSKYLVTYDEIVTKTLIRYMSKYSALEYSLFCDKIISVEPNLEDAMKTVAQQLKQQGRQEGAIQKAQETARNMLAKGLDSKLVADCTGLEIDTVVSLRKVIDNQKKR; encoded by the coding sequence ATGTCTATACATGATCTTGTAACTAAAGATATATTATCTAATAGAGAAATGGCCATTGCTTTTCTTAAAACCCATATGCCGAGTACTTTAACTAAGTTAGTAGACTGGCGCACTGTTAAGCTAGATTCCGCTAATGTTGAACACGTCAGGCAAGGTAATAAAGATAATGTAAAAACTAAAGAACAATCTGATTTAGCTTTCCTATTTAAATTTAAAAATGGTGAATTAGGCGCTGTTCTAGTCCATATAGAAGCACAAACCAGTGATGATGTCACTTTCATTATTAGAGTACGCCATTATCAAACAAGCTTTCTTTTAGATTTTATCAAAAAAAATAAAGGCACTAAAAAGTTACCACTAATCTTTAGTCTATTACTCTATGCCGATGAAAAACCATTTAAACAAAGCCTTAATATTTATGATTATTTTGAAAACCCTGAACTTGCAAAAAAATATGCATTCACCAATCAATTAATTGATCTTGGCGACTTAAGTGATGAAGAAATTGCTAAGCATGGTGATATTGCTGGCTTTGAACTTATCCTAAAACATATACAAAAAGGCGATATTGATGGCAATTTAGACATTGTCTCAAAGTACCTTGTCACGTATGATGAAATAGTAACAAAAACGCTTATACGCTATATGAGTAAATATTCGGCACTAGAATATAGCTTATTTTGTGATAAAATTATTAGTGTAGAACCTAATTTGGAAGATGCAATGAAAACGGTAGCACAGCAATTAAAACAACAAGGTCGCCAAGAAGGTGCTATCCAAAAAGCTCAAGAAACAGCTAGGAATATGTTGGCTAAAGGCTTAGATTCAAAACTGGTCGCTGATTGTACTGGCCTTGAAATAGATACTGTTGTTTCTTTAAGAAAAGTTATTGATAATCAAAAGAAACGTTAA
- a CDS encoding ester cyclase translates to MSHLAQIQQFHQELWDNQNINSIDLLFDENVLIHSPLESVCGTEKMKNIIQQWYSGFPSLKVYWDDFIEQDEKIVCRWHAKGIHEGQFLEFSPTGKNIHYSGITIYHFNEDKVVDYWAVVDMENIKNQLKS, encoded by the coding sequence ATGAGTCACTTAGCACAAATACAACAATTTCATCAAGAGCTCTGGGATAATCAAAATATTAACAGTATTGACCTACTTTTCGATGAGAATGTATTGATTCATAGCCCTTTAGAATCTGTCTGTGGTACTGAAAAAATGAAAAACATTATTCAACAATGGTATAGTGGCTTTCCATCACTTAAAGTCTACTGGGATGATTTTATTGAACAAGATGAAAAAATAGTCTGTCGTTGGCATGCCAAAGGAATACACGAAGGTCAGTTTTTAGAATTTAGCCCAACAGGTAAAAACATTCACTACTCTGGAATTACAATTTATCATTTTAATGAAGACAAAGTAGTCGACTACTGGGCTGTTGTTGATATGGAAAATATTAAAAATCAGCTGAAAAGTTAA